From Methanorbis rubei, one genomic window encodes:
- a CDS encoding F420-dependent methylenetetrahydromethanopterin dehydrogenase — protein sequence MVVKVGVAKLGNIASGVMAELLLDERADREDMMTFMATSGTKLQKEDVDRVVTNLKAWQPDFAIVVSPNGLLEGPTGAREDLAAAGIPTIVITDDVTAKKEQFDALKASKFGYIIVKADAMIGARREFLDPVEMADYNGNLVKVLALTGAFRKLQMELDKVIDQVKAGKKGAELVLPKIVLNSDNSTKGEFTNPYALAKARAAYEIAQSVAGVNIKGCFMTKEWTDYVPIVTSAHEMMRVAATLCDEAREIEKAGDGIIRKPHKKTGEIVSKVALISKPE from the coding sequence ATGGTAGTTAAGGTAGGAGTTGCAAAGCTCGGTAACATCGCATCCGGTGTTATGGCAGAGCTTCTTTTAGATGAGCGTGCAGACCGTGAAGACATGATGACCTTCATGGCAACCTCTGGAACGAAGCTGCAGAAGGAAGATGTGGACCGTGTTGTCACCAACCTGAAAGCATGGCAGCCGGACTTTGCAATCGTTGTCTCCCCGAACGGACTCCTTGAGGGACCGACCGGTGCACGTGAGGACCTTGCAGCAGCAGGCATCCCGACAATCGTCATCACTGACGATGTTACCGCCAAGAAGGAACAGTTCGATGCACTCAAGGCATCCAAGTTCGGATACATCATCGTCAAGGCAGACGCCATGATCGGTGCACGCCGCGAGTTCCTTGACCCAGTAGAGATGGCAGACTACAACGGCAATCTTGTCAAAGTCCTTGCACTGACCGGTGCATTCCGCAAGCTCCAGATGGAGCTCGACAAAGTCATCGACCAGGTTAAGGCAGGAAAGAAGGGCGCAGAGCTCGTTCTCCCGAAGATTGTTCTGAACTCTGATAACTCTACAAAGGGCGAGTTCACCAACCCCTATGCACTGGCAAAGGCACGTGCAGCATACGAGATTGCACAGTCCGTTGCAGGCGTTAACATTAAGGGTTGTTTCATGACCAAAGAGTGGACAGACTACGTCCCAATCGTCACCTCCGCACACGAAATGATGCGCGTTGCAGCAACCCTCTGTGATGAGGCACGCGAGATCGAGAAGGCAGGCGACGGTATCATCCGCAAGCCGCACAAGAAGACCGGTGAGATCGTTTCCAAGGTCGCACTGATCAGCAAGCCAGAGTAA
- a CDS encoding 5,10-methylenetetrahydromethanopterin reductase, with protein MTYGIEFVPGNVNVKQVVNYCKLAENKDIDFAWITNHYNNRHCYPVLTAVAQATTTLKMGPGIMNSFTDTPAGMASFACTLNEISDGRAVLGIGPGDLSTLPKLAIDPAKPVARLSEAIDQIRALCSGAEVKKSGLEFFDYDGAKLTGVTLPGKKGIPVYVGAQGPKVLELAGLKGDGALINASNPKDFAVAIPIIKAACEKVGKKGFDVGAYTALSIDQDQKKAEKAAKIVAAFIAAGSPEALLQRHGLDLANVAKIKDALSRFDFGAVGGLVTEKEIAAFTICGTPDVIRQKCEDLTKAGVTQIIFGSPLGPDMTNSIRLLGKIM; from the coding sequence TTGACATATGGAATTGAGTTTGTTCCGGGAAACGTTAATGTTAAGCAGGTAGTTAACTACTGCAAACTTGCAGAGAACAAGGACATTGACTTTGCATGGATCACTAACCACTACAACAACCGCCACTGCTACCCGGTTCTGACCGCAGTTGCTCAGGCAACCACCACCCTGAAAATGGGTCCGGGTATCATGAACTCCTTCACGGACACTCCGGCAGGAATGGCATCCTTTGCCTGTACCCTGAATGAGATCTCCGACGGACGTGCAGTCCTCGGTATCGGCCCAGGCGACCTGTCCACTCTTCCGAAGCTCGCAATCGACCCAGCAAAGCCGGTTGCAAGACTCAGTGAGGCAATCGACCAGATCCGTGCACTCTGCAGCGGTGCAGAAGTCAAGAAGTCAGGCCTTGAGTTCTTCGACTACGATGGTGCAAAGCTGACCGGTGTCACTCTTCCGGGAAAGAAGGGTATCCCAGTCTATGTCGGTGCACAGGGACCGAAAGTCCTTGAGCTCGCAGGTCTGAAGGGAGACGGTGCACTGATCAACGCATCCAACCCGAAAGACTTCGCAGTTGCAATCCCAATCATTAAGGCAGCATGCGAGAAGGTCGGCAAGAAAGGATTCGATGTCGGAGCATACACTGCACTGTCCATCGACCAGGACCAGAAGAAGGCAGAGAAAGCAGCAAAGATCGTTGCAGCATTCATTGCAGCAGGATCTCCTGAGGCACTTCTCCAGCGCCACGGCCTTGACCTTGCAAACGTTGCAAAGATTAAGGACGCACTTTCACGCTTTGACTTTGGTGCAGTCGGCGGTCTCGTTACCGAGAAAGAAATCGCAGCATTTACTATCTGCGGTACGCCCGACGTCATCCGCCAGAAGTGTGAAGACCTGACCAAAGCAGGTGTCACTCAGATCATCTTCGGTTCCCCGCTTGGACCGGACATGACCAACTCTATCCGCCTGCTCGGCAAGATTATGTAA
- the iorA gene encoding indolepyruvate ferredoxin oxidoreductase subunit alpha: protein MAEERKKQYLLGNAAIAHACLEAGVDFVSGYPGTPSSEVVDTLRGVKDPWYYLEWSVNEKVAFENAIGASWCGCRSIVTMKHVGLNVAADPLMTSAYTGVKGGFVVLSADDPFAHSSQNEQDSRMYAKFAQIPCLDPKDVQQAHDMMADAWNISEKFALPVLFRPTTRICHSKSDVALGKENPSTRKGEFVRDPKQYVVIPAHTRPLHAILTKKQAEVAKYLVEAGYNSAVVRGERAVIAGGISAAYVEEILPEDISLITIGAYPIDVDWLAENVAKHTEVLVVEELMPIVEEAVRQVAGTVTVHGKLDGYLPHEGEFSTALVAKALQKAGYLKEDPFPPEKQPTAVAVRPPILCPGCLHRSVFYAMKKVFKDGVFPSDIGCYTLGLQMGAVDTTICMGASITVGSGIAHSCPETDVVSTIGDSTFLHTGVNGLINAVYNNTNQTVIILDNRITAMTGHQPNPNTGVTATGVESPKISLEELARACGVSFVESVDPYDLTDLLETLKAAKEKPGVKVIIAKQPCVIMNKRNGVKRSRYVVDADRCTKCGACIRYGCPALEIDENGAAVTTALCTGCGVCADICPAGALHRGGARQ from the coding sequence ATGGCTGAAGAGAGAAAAAAACAATATCTTCTCGGAAACGCGGCAATTGCCCATGCATGCCTTGAAGCAGGAGTGGACTTTGTCTCGGGATACCCCGGAACCCCATCCTCTGAAGTGGTTGACACTCTTCGCGGAGTAAAGGATCCCTGGTATTATCTTGAGTGGTCGGTCAACGAGAAAGTTGCTTTTGAAAATGCGATCGGTGCAAGCTGGTGCGGATGCAGATCGATTGTAACCATGAAGCATGTCGGCCTCAACGTTGCCGCTGACCCTCTGATGACCTCAGCCTATACCGGCGTGAAAGGCGGATTTGTTGTTCTGTCGGCAGACGATCCGTTCGCCCACAGTTCGCAGAACGAACAGGACTCTCGGATGTATGCAAAGTTTGCCCAGATCCCGTGTCTAGATCCAAAGGATGTTCAGCAGGCTCATGATATGATGGCTGATGCCTGGAACATTTCAGAGAAATTTGCCCTGCCAGTGCTGTTTCGACCCACAACCAGAATCTGCCACTCAAAGAGCGACGTAGCTCTCGGCAAAGAAAATCCGTCAACACGCAAAGGTGAGTTTGTCCGCGACCCGAAACAGTACGTGGTGATTCCGGCACACACACGCCCACTTCATGCAATCCTCACGAAAAAGCAGGCCGAGGTTGCAAAATATCTTGTTGAGGCAGGCTACAACTCAGCAGTCGTGCGCGGAGAACGTGCAGTGATTGCCGGAGGAATTTCCGCGGCATATGTTGAAGAGATTCTCCCCGAAGATATTTCGCTGATTACGATCGGCGCATACCCGATCGATGTCGACTGGCTGGCAGAGAATGTTGCAAAACACACCGAAGTCCTCGTCGTGGAAGAGCTGATGCCAATAGTTGAAGAAGCGGTCCGACAGGTTGCAGGAACCGTAACGGTTCACGGAAAACTTGACGGTTATCTGCCGCATGAGGGAGAGTTCTCAACAGCACTTGTTGCAAAAGCTCTTCAAAAGGCTGGCTACCTTAAAGAAGATCCGTTCCCGCCTGAGAAACAACCGACCGCTGTCGCCGTCCGCCCGCCGATTCTCTGTCCTGGATGTCTGCACCGCTCGGTGTTTTATGCGATGAAGAAAGTGTTCAAAGACGGCGTGTTCCCAAGCGACATCGGCTGCTACACGCTCGGACTTCAGATGGGCGCGGTGGACACGACGATCTGTATGGGAGCATCCATCACGGTCGGGTCAGGTATTGCCCACTCGTGTCCGGAGACGGACGTGGTTTCCACAATCGGTGACTCCACTTTCCTGCACACAGGCGTGAACGGTTTGATCAATGCAGTGTATAATAACACAAACCAGACGGTCATCATTCTCGACAACCGGATCACGGCAATGACCGGCCACCAGCCAAACCCGAACACAGGCGTGACCGCGACCGGCGTTGAGTCACCGAAGATCTCGCTCGAAGAGCTGGCACGGGCCTGCGGAGTTTCGTTTGTGGAGTCAGTTGACCCTTACGATCTGACAGATCTTCTGGAGACCCTGAAGGCCGCAAAGGAAAAACCGGGCGTGAAAGTTATCATCGCCAAGCAGCCGTGCGTGATCATGAACAAACGCAACGGCGTAAAACGCAGCAGATATGTGGTGGACGCTGACCGATGTACGAAATGCGGCGCATGCATCAGATACGGCTGTCCGGCTCTGGAGATCGATGAGAATGGTGCGGCAGTGACGACTGCATTATGTACCGGATGCGGCGTGTGTGCCGACATCTGTCCTGCAGGCGCTCTTCACCGCGGAGGTGCGAGACAATGA
- a CDS encoding rolling circle replication-associated protein: MSEHGTITNSGATANPNGILPIYVYADTVHRRQPFDIVPLLFEGANTIHIRNAAAAAYGIVEKGYGKLYHHILRVLNKLEKSGVCHKQKGIMFLGGWDTPIYFWRLTIAATNLIRQVQISNPQEKAQIGSETKAKQPDKWYWARFPKRTNPLRIDACKLLRNTRCREHLWMWQRESRSSPIRPELQHIIACVKKPYDRYIREINSKAIVLCPYSQRQSPDKSNLKLLEYKTRFNSKSRQLANLDTYDNAWNESKKYYNHAVFLTLTTAPGMHENVWIANRHFAVAWNRYMSLLTKRNKAAAKTAGTYDPKKSYRPKYICIYEFQKNMMLHCHAILFGIDRIANDIQISRDWEQCGQGKITKQIPLIRTVDDKWEWARGKPADAKDGESPEKYLRKYLNKAVYDHKDFEMYWAINKKFMSKSRNLAPFGHPDAPAQIPKKEKQHTEPIDYIKDDDGIVKPVYRERIPEPPKTQRDPEWAYLGTISGGVFPRWLETMFDARSRPASISSGAPLPVAKNKHKPYHIGFVPASAIITEENLPPQLITNLIPAEPDRTEYDRQLAEETRFMEEKRARLKQRSG, translated from the coding sequence ATGAGCGAACACGGCACCATCACAAACAGCGGAGCGACCGCCAACCCCAACGGCATCCTTCCCATTTACGTTTATGCAGATACCGTTCACCGCAGGCAGCCCTTTGACATCGTCCCGCTTCTTTTCGAAGGTGCAAATACTATCCATATACGTAACGCCGCCGCAGCCGCTTACGGTATCGTTGAGAAAGGCTATGGAAAGCTCTATCATCACATTCTCAGGGTACTAAATAAGCTCGAAAAGTCCGGGGTTTGTCACAAGCAGAAAGGAATAATGTTTTTAGGAGGTTGGGACACACCGATTTATTTTTGGCGTTTAACCATTGCAGCAACCAACTTGATAAGGCAGGTGCAAATTTCAAACCCGCAGGAAAAGGCGCAAATAGGGTCTGAAACCAAAGCAAAACAGCCGGATAAATGGTACTGGGCACGCTTCCCCAAACGAACAAACCCTCTGCGGATCGACGCCTGCAAGCTCCTGAGAAACACCCGCTGCCGTGAACATCTCTGGATGTGGCAGCGGGAAAGCCGCTCATCACCGATCAGGCCGGAACTCCAACATATCATAGCCTGTGTCAAAAAACCCTATGACCGCTACATTCGGGAAATTAACAGTAAAGCAATTGTGCTCTGCCCCTACTCACAGCGGCAATCACCCGACAAAAGCAACCTCAAACTCCTTGAGTACAAAACCCGTTTCAACAGCAAAAGCAGACAGCTTGCCAACCTTGACACCTACGATAACGCATGGAATGAAAGCAAAAAATACTACAATCACGCCGTATTCCTCACTCTCACCACCGCGCCCGGCATGCATGAAAATGTCTGGATCGCAAACAGGCACTTCGCCGTAGCATGGAACCGGTACATGTCCCTTCTTACCAAACGAAACAAAGCAGCCGCAAAAACCGCCGGAACCTACGATCCCAAAAAATCTTATCGGCCAAAGTACATCTGCATATACGAATTCCAGAAAAACATGATGCTGCACTGTCACGCGATCCTCTTCGGCATTGATCGCATTGCCAACGACATACAGATATCTCGCGATTGGGAACAATGCGGACAGGGAAAAATCACCAAACAAATACCACTCATCAGGACGGTTGATGATAAATGGGAATGGGCACGCGGCAAACCTGCCGACGCCAAAGATGGAGAATCACCGGAAAAATACCTCAGAAAATATCTCAACAAAGCCGTTTATGATCATAAGGACTTTGAAATGTACTGGGCAATCAATAAAAAATTCATGTCGAAATCTCGAAATCTCGCTCCGTTTGGACATCCTGACGCGCCGGCACAAATACCGAAAAAAGAAAAACAGCACACCGAACCAATAGACTACATCAAAGACGATGACGGAATTGTAAAACCTGTCTACCGAGAACGAATCCCCGAACCTCCCAAAACACAACGTGATCCCGAATGGGCATACCTTGGCACCATCTCCGGCGGAGTATTCCCCCGCTGGCTTGAGACCATGTTTGATGCACGCAGCCGCCCTGCCTCGATCAGCTCCGGCGCTCCTTTGCCTGTAGCAAAGAACAAACATAAACCATACCACATTGGTTTTGTCCCTGCCTCCGCAATTATCACTGAAGAGAACCTCCCGCCGCAGCTCATCACCAACCTAATCCCCGCAGAACCCGACCGAACCGAATATGATAGGCAGCTGGCGGAAGAGACGCGGTTCATGGAAGAAAAACGCGCTCGTCTTAAACAGCGTAGCGGATGA
- a CDS encoding helicase HerA domain-containing protein, whose translation MTEPTLNLTKHMGIFGFTGSGKSMKAGWMFEQLRKQKRPFILFDTKVKNHVGLCQMKGVTLLQIAPGKTYNWKNALKASKYIVATPVKETKRSDLIAQYEKFAEVVFQTETARTLGIEEAHLWNPSGNVANEILENIIREGRAYNQNLICIDQRIQSFPKDLWSQCATSVICKMGIPQDIEYLTRLIPDFAEQNLALPQYGALIYDHTTGQITGTLHPDQIHRITKHYG comes from the coding sequence GTGACAGAACCAACTCTCAACCTCACCAAACACATGGGAATCTTCGGATTCACCGGCAGCGGCAAAAGCATGAAAGCAGGCTGGATGTTTGAACAGCTGCGCAAACAAAAACGTCCCTTTATTCTCTTCGATACCAAAGTCAAAAACCACGTAGGCCTTTGTCAGATGAAAGGCGTAACCCTTCTGCAGATCGCTCCGGGCAAAACCTACAACTGGAAAAACGCCCTCAAAGCCTCCAAATACATCGTAGCAACACCGGTCAAAGAAACCAAAAGAAGCGACCTCATCGCGCAGTATGAAAAATTCGCCGAAGTAGTCTTTCAGACCGAAACAGCCCGAACCCTCGGCATTGAAGAGGCGCATCTCTGGAACCCCTCCGGAAACGTCGCAAACGAAATTCTCGAAAACATCATCCGCGAAGGTCGCGCCTACAACCAGAACCTCATCTGCATAGATCAAAGGATTCAGAGCTTCCCAAAAGACCTTTGGAGCCAATGCGCAACCTCTGTCATCTGCAAAATGGGAATCCCGCAGGACATAGAATACCTCACGCGCCTGATCCCCGACTTCGCAGAACAAAACCTCGCACTCCCTCAATACGGTGCGCTCATCTACGACCACACAACCGGACAAATAACCGGCACACTGCACCCCGATCAGATTCACCGCATCACCAAACATTACGGTTAA
- the iorB gene encoding indolepyruvate ferredoxin oxidoreductase subunit beta, which translates to MKKSYDVLIVGIGGQGTILASNVLGDACVIEGRHVRGAETHGMSQRGGSVETHIRIDGKFGSLIAPGSADLLIAFDMLEAVRYRHFLKDGGTMIVNREMIVPTSVFSAKLPVPQLDDVAAELKSGSAKVVLMNATDIAAKAGSPLAANIVLLGAASHELPLSVASLEEAVRRNVPQKTIAINEQAFALGREAL; encoded by the coding sequence ATGAAGAAGAGTTACGATGTGCTGATCGTTGGTATCGGCGGGCAGGGAACTATTCTCGCCTCGAACGTTCTCGGCGATGCCTGCGTGATTGAAGGACGTCATGTTCGGGGTGCCGAGACGCATGGCATGTCGCAGCGCGGAGGATCTGTCGAGACCCACATTCGCATCGATGGAAAGTTCGGTTCTCTGATTGCTCCAGGCTCGGCTGATCTCCTCATCGCGTTTGACATGCTGGAGGCGGTCCGCTACCGACACTTCCTGAAGGATGGCGGAACAATGATCGTGAACCGCGAGATGATTGTGCCGACTTCGGTGTTCTCGGCAAAGCTTCCGGTGCCGCAGCTTGATGATGTCGCTGCCGAGCTGAAGTCAGGCAGTGCCAAAGTTGTTCTGATGAACGCAACAGATATTGCGGCAAAGGCCGGTAGTCCGCTTGCGGCAAACATTGTCCTGCTGGGTGCCGCATCACACGAGCTTCCGCTTTCTGTTGCATCGCTTGAAGAGGCTGTGCGGAGAAATGTTCCGCAGAAAACTATTGCGATCAATGAGCAGGCATTTGCTCTGGGCCGCGAGGCTCTCTGA
- a CDS encoding tubulin/FtsZ family protein, which yields MRALLIGLGGAGCQIVDTLNQHDERSGVQSVRSFVFDADQKTIAEMQSIPQEDRFVLTPTDPIKENNTRGTDFEVGNLASCFQRDGVHDVDAVFVCAGLGGRMAELVPTVVEQLNDAFADPVFCILTLPGRNEGVKVSARASETLAEIRKVSQATILFDNETWFKRIEEEDNIKNQMEAKRKATIYEMYPVLNEMLARRVGLLLRAGEFNHRGVEAAEVVLDAGEVLNTLKNMDLVAIGYATEKLPTTWTNSMMKRVRVEKYLLEENQARTSRIVELAKQAVYREVSVPCDLTSSEKALVLIAGPSDELSMKGFQTVRKWIDRSIKGLEMRAGDYPVKSTQYVGVIIVLAGLENVPRVKELDEIRDIYEEEQSKEYEGEEEETKPAIQIAGDAVLFEEEMVMPIGLGMPSAAPVYENEEDMFELEDDYSGNMLQEAGQPLAYESDDVFEDEEAMNRIESEDVFEDEEYYSEDVFEDEVHQQYGYQPGGNDDVFEDVVRRVVAPPPPQQQYIYPPQYVQQYIQPPQQQATIFDESMTQERSVLPAAKPREMPKITIAGPKKQPQMSGSTIMMPKRERKEDTVLAGMADVGGRDKPKDSDKFGTGMASVGGTGRPKETMSAGVLEGSVTVGHQRPKETDGHVRMSGGQRPKETDGHIRMSGGQRPKETDGHIRMSGSQRPKEMDGPVRMSGSQRPKEMDGPVRMAGAQEPKEIDGTIRSGPMNRPKEIGDSTKVRDAQKPREVNKGIRVTSIPLPKNAAVKQVAKKSDKDKWV from the coding sequence ATGAGAGCACTACTTATCGGACTCGGCGGAGCGGGTTGTCAGATCGTTGACACGCTCAATCAGCACGACGAGCGAAGCGGTGTACAAAGTGTCCGTTCATTTGTGTTCGATGCAGATCAGAAGACGATCGCCGAGATGCAAAGTATCCCTCAGGAAGACCGGTTTGTACTCACGCCAACCGACCCGATCAAAGAGAACAATACGCGGGGAACTGATTTTGAAGTGGGAAACCTTGCAAGCTGTTTCCAGCGAGACGGCGTGCATGATGTTGATGCAGTTTTTGTCTGTGCAGGCCTTGGCGGAAGAATGGCAGAACTTGTGCCAACCGTTGTTGAACAGCTCAACGATGCCTTCGCAGATCCGGTGTTCTGTATTCTCACACTTCCCGGAAGAAACGAAGGAGTGAAAGTCTCGGCACGTGCGTCAGAGACACTTGCCGAGATACGAAAAGTTTCGCAGGCAACAATTCTCTTCGACAATGAAACATGGTTCAAGCGTATCGAAGAAGAGGACAATATCAAAAATCAGATGGAGGCAAAACGAAAGGCCACCATCTATGAGATGTATCCGGTACTGAACGAGATGCTCGCACGCCGTGTAGGTCTCCTCCTCAGGGCAGGAGAGTTCAACCATCGCGGTGTTGAGGCTGCCGAGGTTGTGCTTGATGCAGGCGAGGTGCTGAATACTCTCAAAAATATGGACCTTGTTGCAATCGGGTATGCAACCGAGAAACTTCCGACAACATGGACCAACAGTATGATGAAACGCGTCCGTGTGGAAAAATATCTTCTGGAAGAAAATCAGGCACGGACATCACGTATTGTTGAGCTGGCAAAACAGGCAGTCTACCGTGAGGTTTCCGTTCCCTGCGATCTGACGTCTTCGGAAAAAGCTCTGGTACTTATTGCAGGACCGTCAGATGAACTGTCGATGAAAGGATTTCAAACGGTGCGCAAATGGATCGACCGCAGCATCAAAGGTCTTGAGATGCGTGCCGGAGATTATCCGGTAAAGTCAACCCAGTATGTCGGTGTTATTATTGTTCTCGCCGGTCTGGAAAATGTACCACGGGTGAAAGAGTTGGACGAGATTCGAGATATATACGAGGAAGAGCAAAGCAAGGAGTACGAAGGAGAGGAAGAGGAGACGAAGCCCGCAATTCAGATAGCAGGGGACGCAGTGCTCTTTGAAGAAGAGATGGTGATGCCGATTGGTCTTGGCATGCCGTCTGCTGCTCCAGTCTACGAGAACGAAGAAGACATGTTTGAGCTGGAGGATGATTACTCAGGAAACATGCTTCAGGAGGCAGGACAGCCCCTCGCCTACGAGTCGGATGATGTTTTCGAGGATGAGGAGGCAATGAACAGAATAGAATCTGAGGATGTCTTTGAAGATGAGGAGTACTACAGCGAGGACGTCTTTGAGGATGAAGTCCATCAGCAGTACGGTTACCAGCCCGGGGGAAATGATGATGTGTTTGAGGATGTGGTCAGAAGAGTTGTTGCTCCGCCGCCGCCACAACAGCAGTACATCTATCCGCCACAGTATGTGCAGCAGTATATCCAACCCCCACAGCAGCAGGCAACAATCTTTGACGAGTCGATGACGCAGGAGAGATCGGTTCTTCCAGCGGCCAAGCCCAGAGAGATGCCGAAAATAACCATTGCCGGACCCAAAAAGCAGCCGCAGATGAGCGGCAGTACTATCATGATGCCGAAACGGGAGAGAAAGGAGGACACCGTTCTCGCTGGCATGGCAGATGTTGGCGGCAGAGACAAGCCAAAGGACTCGGACAAGTTTGGAACCGGCATGGCAAGTGTCGGCGGAACAGGAAGACCAAAAGAGACGATGAGTGCCGGAGTCCTTGAGGGGTCGGTGACTGTTGGACACCAGCGGCCGAAGGAAACTGACGGACACGTCAGAATGTCAGGTGGCCAGAGACCAAAGGAGACCGACGGACACATTCGGATGTCGGGAGGTCAGAGGCCGAAGGAGACTGACGGACACATAAGAATGTCAGGAAGTCAGAGGCCAAAGGAGATGGATGGTCCTGTAAGAATGTCGGGAAGCCAGAGACCAAAAGAGATGGACGGTCCAGTACGAATGGCAGGCGCACAGGAACCCAAAGAAATTGACGGAACGATTCGCAGCGGACCGATGAACCGACCGAAGGAGATTGGAGACTCGACAAAGGTTCGTGATGCCCAGAAACCCCGTGAGGTCAACAAAGGTATCCGGGTGACCTCAATTCCTCTCCCGAAAAATGCCGCAGTCAAACAGGTTGCGAAAAAAAGTGATAAGGATAAGTGGGTGTAA
- a CDS encoding AEC family transporter, producing MDYFIALNQILILFLLIGVGFFCRRVGILTETSVSSLSKFLLHICIPAMIIYSMQIPFTNELLQNGELLIVSAIGYYAVSLVIAWFAPVLLRAKHEEYGVFRFMLVFSNSMFMGFPVLSMIFGPQAIFYAAIFNIPFTILAYSLGIWLLTAHGGREGRPVFQPKLLLNAAFISTFVGLALFLTSTTIPDPINGSLALLDSVTTPLSLVVTGGFLAQLDLSKIFGNVRQYFVAGIRLLILPALMFVIFSQFITNPLILGVIVVTAGMPAATNTVMLASEHRVHPDIAAQGVFITTLISVLTLPLLAMFLS from the coding sequence GTGGATTATTTTATCGCCTTAAATCAGATATTAATCCTGTTTCTTCTGATCGGGGTTGGATTTTTCTGCAGGCGTGTCGGGATTTTAACGGAAACGTCAGTTTCCTCTCTCTCCAAATTTTTGCTGCATATCTGTATTCCGGCAATGATCATCTACTCGATGCAGATTCCGTTTACGAATGAGCTGCTCCAGAATGGCGAGCTTCTGATTGTTTCTGCGATCGGGTACTATGCGGTGTCACTCGTGATTGCCTGGTTTGCTCCGGTTCTTCTTCGTGCGAAACACGAGGAGTACGGCGTGTTCCGGTTTATGCTGGTGTTTTCCAACTCGATGTTCATGGGATTTCCGGTTCTGTCGATGATCTTTGGCCCGCAGGCAATTTTTTACGCGGCAATATTTAACATTCCGTTCACGATTCTTGCGTACTCGCTTGGCATCTGGCTTCTGACGGCCCATGGCGGTAGAGAAGGACGTCCGGTCTTTCAGCCGAAGCTGTTGTTGAATGCTGCTTTCATCTCGACATTCGTCGGCCTCGCCCTGTTTCTGACCTCGACCACAATCCCTGATCCGATCAATGGGTCGCTTGCGCTTCTCGACAGCGTGACGACTCCGTTATCTCTGGTGGTCACGGGAGGTTTTCTTGCGCAGCTGGATCTCTCAAAGATCTTTGGTAATGTCAGGCAGTACTTTGTCGCAGGCATCCGCCTGTTGATTCTTCCTGCACTGATGTTTGTGATTTTTTCGCAGTTCATCACCAACCCTTTGATTCTTGGCGTGATTGTGGTGACTGCGGGAATGCCTGCTGCGACAAACACGGTGATGCTCGCATCCGAGCATCGTGTCCATCCTGATATTGCTGCTCAGGGTGTGTTCATCACTACACTGATTAGTGTGCTTACGCTGCCGCTGCTCGCGATGTTTCTGTCGTGA
- the dcd gene encoding dCTP deaminase — MLLSSSCIRARIADGTLGITPFAEDSLQPASYDLRAAEDIILEKGELSLVATMEFVSLPADLAATLRGRSSFGRKGVLLGAGYIDPGFRGNLTLCMVNMGPEDIPVTKGTRVVQMLIHPILGDVETAYNGNYQDSYGIVKSKI, encoded by the coding sequence ATGTTACTCTCCTCTTCCTGCATTCGTGCACGAATTGCTGACGGCACACTGGGCATCACTCCTTTTGCTGAAGATTCCCTTCAGCCGGCATCCTATGATCTGCGTGCTGCAGAGGATATCATTCTGGAAAAAGGCGAACTGTCTCTTGTTGCGACCATGGAGTTTGTCAGCCTTCCTGCTGATCTCGCAGCCACGCTTCGGGGCCGCTCTTCCTTTGGCAGAAAAGGAGTACTGCTTGGTGCAGGATATATTGATCCAGGATTTCGGGGAAATCTCACGCTCTGCATGGTAAACATGGGGCCTGAAGATATTCCGGTTACGAAAGGGACCCGCGTCGTGCAAATGCTTATTCATCCGATCCTTGGTGATGTGGAAACAGCCTACAATGGAAATTATCAGGACAGCTATGGAATTGTAAAATCGAAAATATGA